In Hymenobacter sublimis, a single genomic region encodes these proteins:
- a CDS encoding BT_3928 family protein translates to MKQVTRICWLLLGVVFIFSGLVKLNDPVGTALKLEEYFEVFSKDFGSFFEIFIPHSRTLSIVLSSLEVVLGVAVLLRWMLRQTLWVLLALLVFFGFLTFYSAAFNKVTDCGCFGDFIKLTPWTSFFKDLFLLVLWAVVFFNQRYLRRVFAKGTLGVMYITLASAVAIGIGVRALGHLPYFDFLPYKVGNDIGKLMKPQEQAKYQYVMERNGETKTFTEYPTDSTWKYKSMEVLNPLTSKPVITDFSIFDAEGKDHTQDVLTGNKLLLIVQSANTADRDRFKDISKLMEDAAKSRKQIRPLIITSSSPQEFDAFRHDVNLAGTYYFADATVLKSMIRSNPGFILLQDGVVKGKFHYHDIPEASKLEELL, encoded by the coding sequence ATGAAACAAGTTACCCGTATTTGCTGGCTGCTGCTGGGCGTTGTGTTTATCTTCTCGGGCCTCGTAAAGCTGAACGACCCCGTGGGCACTGCCCTCAAGCTGGAGGAGTACTTTGAGGTATTCTCCAAGGACTTCGGCTCTTTCTTCGAAATCTTTATTCCGCATTCCCGCACCCTGAGCATTGTGCTCAGCTCCCTGGAAGTGGTGCTGGGCGTGGCTGTGCTGCTGCGCTGGATGCTGCGCCAAACCCTGTGGGTGCTGCTGGCCCTGCTGGTGTTCTTCGGGTTCCTGACGTTCTACTCGGCGGCCTTTAATAAGGTAACCGACTGCGGCTGCTTCGGCGACTTCATCAAGCTCACGCCCTGGACTTCCTTCTTCAAGGACCTGTTCCTGCTCGTGCTCTGGGCCGTGGTGTTCTTCAACCAGCGCTACTTGCGCCGGGTATTTGCCAAAGGCACGCTGGGCGTGATGTACATCACCCTGGCCTCGGCCGTGGCCATTGGCATTGGGGTGCGGGCCCTGGGCCACTTGCCCTACTTCGACTTCCTACCCTACAAGGTGGGTAACGACATAGGCAAGCTCATGAAGCCCCAGGAGCAGGCCAAGTACCAGTACGTGATGGAGCGCAACGGCGAAACTAAAACCTTCACGGAATACCCCACCGACTCAACCTGGAAATACAAGAGCATGGAAGTGCTCAACCCGCTCACGTCCAAACCCGTCATCACCGACTTCTCCATCTTCGATGCCGAGGGCAAGGACCACACCCAGGACGTGCTGACCGGCAACAAGCTGCTGCTGATTGTGCAAAGCGCCAATACGGCCGACCGAGACCGGTTCAAGGACATCAGCAAGCTGATGGAGGATGCGGCCAAGTCGCGCAAGCAGATTCGGCCCCTCATCATTACCAGCAGCAGCCCGCAGGAGTTTGACGCCTTTCGCCACGACGTGAACCTGGCCGGCACCTACTACTTCGCCGACGCCACCGTGCTCAAGTCCATGATTCGCTCCAACCCCGGCTTTATTCTGCTGCAGGATGGGGTAGTGAAGGGCAAGTTTCATTACCACGATATTCCCGAAGCCAGCAAGCTAGAGGAACTGCTGTAA
- a CDS encoding ABC transporter permease, with product MLGFILSRLWQGVLVLVGVALTVFFLFQVLPGDPVALLAGQRSDAATRAAIAADLGLDQPLPAQLAGYLNDVSPLGVHPRDSAGVAKYGGVQLLPLGSEKALVLKTPYLRRSFQSNKEVLSILLDHFTGTLWLAVAAMLLAAVLGIVLGIVAALKPHSWLDRTLLSTSVLGISVPSFVAAILIAMTFGFYWSNWTGLNLTGQLYETDAFSGRHLTLKNLLLPAFALGIRPLAVIVQLTRSSMLEVMSQDYIRTARAKGLSSYRTVMGHAVKNALNPVITAVSGWLASLMAGAFFIEYIFNWKGLGTVTLRAVENLDFPIVMGATIFIAALFVVVNIVVDVLYALLDPRVKLG from the coding sequence ATGCTAGGTTTCATTTTAAGCCGATTGTGGCAGGGCGTACTGGTGCTAGTTGGGGTAGCGCTGACGGTGTTTTTCCTGTTTCAGGTGCTGCCCGGCGACCCGGTAGCCCTGCTGGCCGGGCAGCGTAGCGACGCCGCAACCCGCGCCGCCATTGCCGCCGACTTGGGCCTGGACCAGCCCCTACCCGCCCAATTGGCTGGCTACCTGAATGACGTGTCGCCGCTGGGCGTGCACCCGCGCGACTCGGCGGGGGTGGCCAAGTACGGCGGCGTGCAGTTGCTGCCCCTCGGAAGTGAAAAGGCGTTGGTGCTGAAAACGCCTTACCTGCGCCGCTCCTTTCAAAGCAACAAGGAGGTGCTCAGCATTCTGCTTGACCACTTCACCGGCACGCTCTGGCTGGCCGTGGCGGCCATGTTGCTGGCGGCGGTGCTGGGCATTGTGCTGGGCATTGTGGCGGCCCTAAAACCCCACTCCTGGCTCGACCGGACCCTGCTTTCCACCTCGGTGCTGGGCATTTCGGTGCCATCCTTCGTGGCGGCCATTCTTATTGCCATGACGTTCGGGTTTTACTGGAGCAACTGGACGGGGCTGAACCTCACGGGCCAGCTCTACGAAACCGACGCCTTTTCTGGCCGCCACCTGACTCTGAAGAACTTGCTGCTCCCAGCTTTTGCCCTGGGCATCCGCCCCTTGGCCGTTATCGTGCAGCTAACCCGCTCCTCCATGCTGGAGGTCATGAGCCAGGACTATATCCGCACGGCGCGGGCCAAGGGCCTCTCTAGTTACCGCACCGTCATGGGCCACGCTGTAAAAAACGCCCTGAACCCGGTGATTACGGCCGTGTCGGGGTGGCTGGCTTCGCTCATGGCGGGTGCCTTTTTCATCGAGTACATCTTCAACTGGAAGGGCCTGGGTACCGTCACATTGCGCGCCGTAGAAAACCTGGATTTCCCCATTGTCATGGGCGCTACCATCTTTATTGCCGCGCTTTTCGTGGTGGTTAACATTGTAGTTGATGTACTCTACGCCCTGCTGGACCCCCGCGTGAAGCTAGGATAG
- a CDS encoding sterol desaturase family protein, with translation MNTSSETLETSTTVTPVKTPEAIKPKHKGSARLFENPVLERLTHTHIAGPLSIFFAVAGVSLYYSLSEGLLTGLSAFGLFLGGWLLFTLAEYLMHRFVYHMSTNTPRKAKFQYTMHGVHHEFPKDKTRLAMPPILTVFVASLLFFIFRFTFGNAGYGVLAGFVFGYALYLFVHYAIHVYSPPKNFLKFWWHHHAQHHYRQDEIAFGVSTTLWDHIVGTMPKKSA, from the coding sequence ATGAACACCTCTTCTGAAACCCTGGAAACCAGCACTACAGTAACGCCGGTTAAAACTCCCGAGGCCATCAAGCCGAAACACAAGGGCTCGGCCCGTCTGTTTGAAAATCCGGTTCTGGAGCGTCTCACGCACACGCACATTGCCGGTCCGCTCTCTATTTTCTTTGCCGTGGCGGGCGTGAGCCTCTACTACAGCCTCAGCGAGGGCCTGCTTACCGGGTTGTCGGCCTTTGGTCTTTTTCTGGGCGGATGGCTGCTCTTTACCCTGGCGGAGTATCTAATGCACCGCTTCGTGTACCACATGAGCACCAATACGCCCCGTAAGGCTAAGTTTCAGTACACCATGCACGGCGTCCACCACGAGTTTCCCAAGGACAAAACGCGCTTGGCCATGCCGCCCATCCTGACGGTGTTCGTAGCTTCGCTTCTGTTTTTTATTTTCCGCTTCACTTTCGGTAACGCGGGCTACGGCGTGCTGGCTGGCTTCGTATTTGGCTACGCCCTGTACCTGTTTGTGCATTACGCCATCCACGTGTATTCGCCCCCGAAAAACTTTCTCAAGTTCTGGTGGCACCACCACGCCCAGCACCACTACCGCCAGGATGAAATTGCCTTCGGAGTGAGCACCACCTTGTGGGACCATATCGTCGGGACCATGCCCAAGAAGAGCGCATAG
- a CDS encoding shikimate kinase, which produces MTRPSPVRYALPATAKRLHLIGMPGAGKTTLGRALAVAYGLPFLDLDEEIVQREQRSVSEIFAQEGEEYFRQREADTLRDVVATYPRLVLATGGGTPCFHHNLEVLLTTGLTLYLAVPVEELVRRLQAVAASRPLLAALPDAAGLETRLRETLAARQGFYDSAPICCAAPTCSLEAVQQLIARYFTTA; this is translated from the coding sequence ATGACTCGCCCCAGCCCAGTTCGTTACGCCCTACCTGCCACTGCTAAGCGGCTGCATTTGATAGGGATGCCGGGGGCGGGCAAAACCACCCTGGGCCGGGCCTTGGCCGTAGCCTATGGCCTCCCCTTCCTGGATTTGGATGAGGAAATAGTGCAGCGGGAGCAGCGCAGCGTCTCTGAAATCTTCGCCCAGGAAGGCGAGGAGTATTTTCGCCAGCGGGAAGCCGATACCCTCCGCGACGTGGTAGCTACTTACCCACGGCTGGTGCTGGCTACGGGTGGGGGCACGCCCTGCTTTCATCATAACCTGGAGGTACTACTGACCACCGGCCTAACGCTTTACCTGGCCGTGCCGGTAGAGGAACTGGTGCGGCGCCTGCAAGCCGTGGCGGCTAGCCGCCCCCTGCTGGCCGCTTTGCCCGACGCAGCCGGGCTGGAAACGCGCCTGCGCGAAACCTTAGCTGCCCGCCAGGGGTTTTACGACAGCGCCCCAATTTGCTGCGCGGCTCCTACCTGCTCCTTGGAGGCCGTGCAGCAGCTAATAGCGCGTTATTTCACTACTGCCTAA